From Scophthalmus maximus strain ysfricsl-2021 chromosome 14, ASM2237912v1, whole genome shotgun sequence, one genomic window encodes:
- the spegb gene encoding striated muscle preferentially expressed protein kinase isoform X3, producing MRKAEVQMTLKKGANEAAAPPSPTVPPKRSKASPEHVGADPRGPTYPTQTPPVFVRKMRNAAVGTGCDIRLKVTVAGDPQPSLYWYHNDDLLDMENQEYGGLWIRDCKPSDAGLYTCIANNHLGEARSSAVLAVLDLGEDSETTEDEGGDQFETKEDSGEVEDQAVYRDSSDDSYVSAGEDPMEAPVFEFPLQDTVVSAGADVLLKCIIAGTPIPEVTWAKDNTNCIGIANSTVKVEGERHSMLIKSAKISDGGKYSVTAVNQMGKASSSATLTVNAEPVQEPKGNLGVPMYISSPITSDEEYLSPLEEGMDFGVPEPRQIIDTRFRKPPAFLVTVSDQAVIEGQEVTMSVRISGQPKPMLYWLRDRVTVKTGPRHIVRETEDATFEMTIKSAARSDSGIYTCKIINEYGTKHCEGKLDVKASPVEPGLAVIRQVKDITAKAGETVLFECHVIGPKDTDVDWLADGKLIQPALLNCKMHFDGRKCRLLLNSVHEDDGGTYTCKLSTAKEEVTSCGKLRVLPSIEPLFTRKLDVLEVIEGRNARFDCKVSGTPSPKVIWTHFDHPLTESEDLRILQEGGRHSLIISHVTNEDEGFYTVIARNSQGEAESSAELYIQEPRPAISSQMSKLEKMPSIPEEPEVPENEVERFTMPDFIKPLYDLDVIEGKEAVLKCKVAGLPYPTIVWFHNGKRIESTDDRKMTQFRDVHSLVIRSVCHSHGGVYKSVISNKVGKATCYAHLYVTDILPDPPDGTPVIESITGKTITLSWKKPRRLDPSIDPNALMYAIQQQALGSIQWTIIASGLKETTYTIITLSKGVRYAFRVLTITSKAFSKPSTATDPVQLLDRGPYLLEAPVITDKPEIVYVMENQTVTITVTLNHVNAAVIWKRRGVVLASRPGLYEMTMPDDDQHTLKLLKVKSADIGEMVFMASNKHGSDSCTFSVEMAAPPTFETIMEDLDVCSGETPRFAVVVEGKPIPDILWFKNDVLLCESSHYTFVYDDNECSLVVLNACTEDSGVYTCTARNLAGSVSCKAELTVHEAKSKEDPVDDEETIRRKMRRLSDYYDIHKEVGRGAFSYVKRVTQKVGKMEYAAKFISTRAKKKASALREMNLISKLDHERVLYFQDAFQKKNAVIIITELCHEEMLDRFTRKSIVMESDVRSCIRQLLEGVDYLHHLNLIHLDIKPDNILMADPHSDQIRICDFANTVEITPDEAQYCKYGTPEFVAPEIVNQTPVSKATDIWPVGVIAYLCLTGVSPFAGENDRSSVLNIRNYNVAFEESMFADLCREAKGFIIKLLVADRLRPDTQECLRHPWFKTLSKGKAISTEALKKFVSRRKWQRSLISYKSKMVMRSIPELLNDSSSHISIAVPRHLKEGSPLPSSSSDSDEDIDELPFIPMPLHMEFSGSRISLNDIQNNEQETGKQNGTSKCLGSPVQAQEAMECDPKEMDKEGVEVTGKGRHRKRSTQDNDKGSSDEEPPAELPKKSELSRKPLRRGSSMESDKPEGGRRRGELRRGGSADSALLLRIPAEEGAGEGNQDDDRRVLKKAVSMELPRRSTSPGTVKMSQEDYALKLELMRQRLLRGGSVDKKMSGLRGPLLETLGMGDEKRAMPSDRYSRTARLGPPPLIRAASSDSPRDEVLKPQVLRKSSSFSQGDSEPIALHRRSGAPLEIPLAQVEERRLKEAISMSALTEQIKLDSRPVTPREPSPKPPTPESVVQESPTKTLSEESLMEKEIKPDESINEKMDGLTTDSNFDERSSTSGFSEKDMSISEDPIVESEYMGQKILTPPLVVHSSKLEGKMEGEEVKEVHEEKESMKDEEERIVSVCESKTRENVEVSVENVDEEVDRPSKSSEMIITTSSVIVRPTQEYSNSPANVLSTHLTPLPAALVVLPDGRTSAYASIMQTIMVPSVQPINDPTLGPSTPVFVPATLSSTVSTETFQPSSAPASISSALPGVPKPATISTTEHPAVYSRVASPEMMTKEPSPPKTTTNSSSQQELSPGMEFEDITSEEVFEARFKKRESSLSRSLKFLSRSKNDEKSQATSSDATEPGEEIYRPGPIGAPLELASRRLEEKSKSVQDLREAQKDQGFMRRLSMRLKRTPSTERKEEITKEEDSVASRRRLSWTLGRRGSHEKKEVEMTRMDGGGDTLVEQEEKELKKPNESPVLAMRRKIESTVAGISTRIRSYSEERRSSEEKEQKRTPILSMLRRSTSESRAVKVASVPQNQLASQASNGTSSESLDSMASLKSETSKGMEVERRSRWDRWGLTRGKRDKTVSQPDIPTAISRENSSLRSRQYSKLASDFAPVFHIKLRDHVLLEGDPVTLSCLPAGSPHPQITWMKDKKPLEIDARMNMIACPDGRQLLMIMHTTKKDAGVYECVATNPLASMTSSCTISLARLPNRPGTPEIPQKYNNSALVLWRPSDNMAPCTYSLERKVEGETNWLIVATGVADCYYNVVDLPVGGSYRFRVACVNKAGQGPYSNLSEVVSLDASESAKSSAAVVVKTVPATTPPPPVVMMSSMKVPPIKPAPGKSTTVTLVQPVPPSPPAPTPSLAKSASPMTIKPTVQVQASHPAVTPSITVAPSEQAPAQTTTSVQATPAKAKTTLSISVSKPQTRLAPPPVVPPKPKSPVNATTPKTNKPPSPVPPPAPVMGKPISSVPMYAATATARATPPSQSSSIPTTTTRSVTPVMVSPTVVVVQSFTPVLQGGDSRSTPSGRVTPTGRVTPSGRRTPMGKPGEGSLRQGVPQKPYTFMDEKARGRFGVIRECRENATGNLFMAKIVPYEADSKQAVLQEYDILKSLHHERIMALHEAYVTPRYLVLISEYCSGKELLHSVIDRFRYSEDDVVTYIIQILQGLDYLHTRRILHLDIKPENIIVTYMNVIKLIDFGSAQSYNPLFLKQFSPPIGTLEYMSPEMLKGDVVGPPADIWSVGVLTFLMLSGRSPFMENDPQETEARIQAAKFDLSKLYQNVSQSASLFLKKILCSYPWARPSIKDCFNNSWLQDAYLMRLRRQTLTFTTTRLKEFLADQQRRREDVATKHKVLLRSYRSSTQNPTSPITPNVPASPTTPVTQ from the exons ATTCTTCAGACGATTCTTATGTGTCTGCTGGAGAAGACCCAATGGAGGCCCCTGTATTTGAATTTCCCCTTCAGGACACTGTAGTGTCTGCTGGTGCAGATGTGCTGCTAAAATGTATCATTGCTGGAACCCCCATTCCTGAAG tTACCTGGGCAAAAGACAACACCAACTGCATTGGCATTGCAAATAGTACAGTCAAAGTGGAGGGTGAACGACACAGTATGCTCATCAAATCAGCAAAAATAAGTGATGGGGGAAAATACTCTGTAACTGCTGTTAATCAGATGGGGAAAGCCTCCAGCAGTGCCACGCTTACAGTTAATGCAG AGCCTGTACAGGAGCCCAAAGGAAACCTGGGTGTGCCCATGTATATCAGCAGCCCTATTACATCTGATGAGGAGTATCTCAGTCCCCTGGAGGAAGGCATGGATTTTGGAGTCCCAGAGCCACGGCAAATTATTGACACACGATTCAGGAAACCCCCTGCATTTCTG GTAACAGTGAGTGATCAAGCTGTCATTGAAGGACAGGAAGTCACCATGTCTGTCCGAATAAGTGGACAGCCCAAACCCATGCTCTATTG GCTGAGGGACAGAGTCACGGTGAAAACAGGCCCACGTCACATTGTGCGTGAGACAGAAGATGCCACTTTTGAGATGACGATTAAGTCGGCAGCGAGGTCTGACTCCGGCATCTACACCTGTAAGATCATCAATGAATATGGAACAAAGCATTGCGAGGGAAAGCTGGACGTAAAAG CTTCACCAGTTGAGCCAGGCCTGGCTGTCATCCGCCAGGTCAAGGACATCACAGCCAAGGCTGGGGAGACAGTTTTGTTTGAGTGTCATGTCATCGGACCGAAAGACACCGATGTGGACTGGCTTGCGGACGGCAAACTTATCCAGCCGGCATTGCTCAACTGCAAGATGCACTTTGACGGAAGAAAGTGCCGGCTGCTGCTCAACTCAGTACATGAGGACGACGGCGGGACATACACGTGCAAGCTCAGCACAGCCAAAG AGGAAGTGACCTCATGTGGCAAACTCAGAGTCCTCCCCTCCATCGAACCTCTCTTCACTCGCAAGCTGGACGTTCTGGAAGTGATCGAGGGGCGCAACGCTCGGTTCGACTGCAAAGTCAGTGGGACGCCATCACCTAAGGTCATATGGACTCACTTTG acCATCCGCTCACAGAAAGTGAAGACCTTCGTATTCTCCAGGAGGGCGGTCGCCACTCTCTCATCATTTCGCATGTGACCAACGAGGACGAAGGTTTCTACACCGTCATAGCCCGTAACAGTCAGGGCGAGGCTGAGAGCTCAGCTGAACTCTACATACAAGAACCGCGGCCAGCCATCTCGTCACAGAT GTCAAAACTAGAGAAGATGCCGTCCATCCCGGAGGAACCAGAGGTCCCAGAGAACGAGGTGGAGCGTTTCACCATGCCTGACTTCATCAAACCCCTTTATGACCTGGATGTGATCGAGGGAAAGGAGGCTGTGCTCAAATGCAAAGTGGCTGGTTTGCCATACCCCACCATTGTCTGGTTCCACAATGGCAAAAGGATTGAGAGCACAGATGACAGAAAGATGACACAGT TTCGTGACGTCCACAGCCTGGTCATCCGCTCTGTGTGCCATTCCCACGGGGGCGTCTACAAGAGTGTCATCTCTAACAAAGTAGGCAAGGCCACCTGCTATGCTCATCTCTATGTTACAG ATATCCTCCCTGACCCCCCTGATGGGACTCCAGTGATAGAATCCATCACTGGTAAAACCATCACCTTAAGCTGGAAGAAACCAAGGAGGCTGGACCCTTCGATTG ATCCCAATGCCCTGATGTATGCCATTCAACAACAAGCCCTGGGCTCCATCCAGTGGACCATCATAGCCTCTGGCCTAAAGGAAACGACCTACACCATCATCACCCTCTCCAAAGGAGTCCGCTATGCTTTCAGGGTCCTGACCATCACCTCCAAGGCTTTCAGCAAGCCCTCCACCGCCACCGACCCTGTGCAGCTCCTGGACCGAG GTCCCTATCTCCTGGAAGCCCCGGTGATTACTGATAAGCCAGAAATTGTATATGTGATGGAAAACCAGACAGTTACCATCACTGTTACCCTCAATCATGTCAATGCTGCAGTCATCTGGAAGAG AAGGGGAGTGGTCCTGGCCAGCAGACCCGGCCTGTACGAGATGACAATGCCAGATGACGACCAGCACACGCTGAAGCTGCTCAAAGTGAAGAGTGCTGACATCGGAGAGATGGTGTTTATGGCCTCCAACAAGCACGGCAGTGACAGCTGCACCTTCAGCGTAGAGATGGCAG CTCCCCCAACATTTGAAACTATCATGGAGGATTTGGATGTTTGTTCTGGAGAGACCCCGCGCTTTGCTGTGGTTGTGGAGGGCAAACCAATTCCTGACATCCTCTGGtttaag AATGATGTCCTGCTATGCGAGAGCAGTCATTACACATTTGTGTACGATGACAATGAATGTTCCCTGGTGGTCCTAAACGCTTGTACAGAGGACTCTGGGGTGTACACCTGCACTGCCAGGAACTTGGCAGGATCTGTTTCTTGTAAAGCTGAACTCACCGTTCATGAAG CTAAAAGTAAAGAGGATCCAGTGGACGATGAGGAGACTATTCGAAGGAAAATGCGGAGACTGAGTGACTACTATGACATCCATAAAGAAGTTGGAAG aggcGCATTTTCCTATGTGAAACGTGTGACCCAGAAGGTAGGCAAAATGGAGTATGCAGCAAAGTTTATCTCCACACGGGCCAAGAAGAAAGCATCTGCTCTGAGAGAGATGAACCTCATCTCAAAGCTGGACCACGAGAGAGTCCTTTACTTCCAGGACGCCTTTCAGAAAAAGAAtgccgtcatcatcatcactgaacT ATGCCATGAAGAGATGCTTGACAGGTTTACAAGGAAATCTATAGTAATGGAGTCTGAT GTACGGTCATGTATAAGGCAACTGCTTGAGGGGGTTGACTACCTTCATCATCTAAACCTCATACATTTGGACATCAAG CCTGATAACATCCTCATGGCAGACCCTCATAGTGATCAAATCAGAATCTGTGACTTTGCCAACACAGTTGAGATCACGCCAGATGAAGCTCAATACTGCAAATATGGCACACCGGAATTTGTTGCACCAGAAATTGTCAATCAGACCCCTGTGTCCAAAGCAACAGACATCTG GCCAGTTGGAGTTATTGCATATCTGTG tCTGACAGGAGTTTCCCCATTTGCTGGAGAGAATGATCGTAGTTCTGTGCTGAACATCAGGAACTATAATGTCGCCTTTGAAGAGAGCATGTTTGCTGACCTTTGCCGGGAGGCTAAAGGGTTCATCATAAAACTGCTGGTAGCCGACAGGCT GAGACCTGATACTCAGGAATGTCTGCGACACCCCTGGTTCAAG ACACTTAGCAAGGGGAAGGCCATAAGTACAGAGGCCCTAAAGAAGTTTGTATCTCGCAGAAAATGGCAG CGTTCCCTAATCAGCTATAAATCAAAAATGGTCATGAGGTCCATACCCGAACTGCTGAATGATTCGTCCAGCCATATCTCCATTGCAGTTCCCCGGCACCTTAAAGAGGGTTCACCTttgccatcatcatcttcagaTTCTGATGAAGACATTGATGAATTGCCATTCATTCCAATGCCACTTCACATGGAATTCTCTGGATCAAGGATATCACTGAATGACATCCAGAACAATGAGCAGGAAACAGGGAAGCAGAATGGAACAAGTAAATGCCTGGGATCGCCTGTTCAAGCACAGGAGGCAATGGAGTGTGACCCTAAAGAAATGGATAAAGAAGGAGTTGAAGTCACAGGAAAAGGCCGCCACCGGAAAAGGTCAACACAAGACAATGACAAGGGTTCCTCAGATGAAGAACCTCCTGCTGAATTGCCAAAAAAGTCAGAGCTGTCTAGAAAACCACTGCGAAGGGGTTCCAGTATGGAGTCAGACAAACCAGAGGGTGGACGACGCAGAGGAGAGCTTAGACGTGGGGGCTCAGCTGACAGCGCATTGCTGCTCCGGATTCCAGCTGaggaaggagctggagagggaaaCCAAGATGATGACAGGAGAGTTCTGAAGAAAGCTGTATCTATGGAACTACCAAGGAGAAGCACCAGCCCAGGAACTGTCAAGATGAGTCAAGAAGACTATGCTCTAAAACTGGAGCTAATGAGGCAGCGACTGCTTCGTGGTGGCTCTGTGGACAAGAAAATGAGTGGACTGAGAGGGCCACTGCTGGAAACATTAGGAATGGGAGATGAAAAACGTGCAATGCCCTCAGATCGCTACTCTCGTACTGCTCGTTTAGGCCCACCACCACTTATAAGAGCTGCATCCAGCGATTCTCCAAGGGACGAAGTTCTCAAACCCCAAGTTTTGCGTAAAAGTTCTTCTTTCAGTCAAGGTGATTCGGAGCCTATAGCTTTACACCGCCGTTCTGGAGCTCCTCTTGAGATTCCCCTGGCACAGGTAGAAGAAAGAAGGCTAAAGGAAGCAATATCTATGTCAGCTTTAACTGAGCAAATCAAGCTAGACTCCCGCCCAGTGACTCCCAGGGAACCTTCACCAAAACCACCAACTCCAGAGTCTGTTGTGCAGGAGAGTCCTACCAAAACATTGAGTGAGGAATCATTAATGGAGAAGGAGATAAAGCCTGATGAGAgtataaatgaaaagatggatGGGTTGACTACAGACAGTAATTTTGATGAAAGATCAAGCACAAGTGGTTTCTCGGAGAAGGACATGAGCATATCAGAAGATCCAATTGTTGAATCAGAGTATATGGGCCAGAAAATTCTTACACCTCCTCTTGTGGTCCACAGCTCTAAACTAGAAGGAAaaatggaaggagaagaagtgaaagaggtacatgaagaaaaagagtctatgaaagatgaagaggaaaggattgtcagtgtttgtgaatCAAAGACAAGAGAAAATGTCGAAGTTAGTGTAGAAAATGTAGATGAGGAAGTAGATAGGCCATCTAAATCTTCTGAGATGATCATAACCACAAGCTCAGTTATAGTGAGACCAACACAAGAATATTCCAATTCCCCAGCAAATGTCTTGTCAACTCATCTAACACCCTTGCCTGCTGCTCTAGTTGTTCTTCCAGATGGAAGGACTTCAGCATATGCCAGTATTATGCAGACAATCATGGTCCCTTCAGTTCAGCCTATTAATGATCCAACTTTAGGCCCCTCTACACCTGTTTTTGTTCCAGCCACGTTATCATCCACAGTATCAACTGAAACATTTCAGCCTTCATCTGCCCCTGCCAGCATATCTTCTGCTTTACCAGGTGTGCCAAAGCCAGCCACCATTTCAACCACTGAGCACCCTGCTGTATACTCAAGGGTGGCATCACCAGAAATGATGACAAAAGAACCCAGTCCACCAAAGACTACCACAAATTCCTCATCCCAACAAGAGCTTTCACCAGGTATGGAATTCGAGGACATTACCTCTGAAGAAGTCTTTGAGGCACGCTTTAAAAAACGTGAGTCCTCTCTCTCAAGAAGTCTAAAATTTTTATCCCGTTCTAAGAATGATGAAAAATCACAAGCAACTTCCTCAGACGCTACAGAACCAGGCGAGGAGATATACAGACCTGGGCCAATTGGTGCACCATTGGAATTAGCATCAAGGAGACTTGAAGAGAAGTCGAAGTCAGTCCAGGACCTTCGTGAAGCTCAAAAGGACCAAGGCTTCATGAGAAGACTCTCTATGCGCTTGAAGAGAACCCCATCAACTGAGCGCAAGGAGGAAATTACCAAAGAAGAAGACTCAGTTGCTTCAAGACGAAGGCTTTCTTGGACTCTTGGCCGACGAGGAtcacatgaaaagaaagaagtggagATGACACGCATGGATGGTGGTGGCGACACCTTGGTAGAACAAGAGGAAAAGGAGCTTAAGAAACCTAATGAATCACCAGTCTTGGCAATGCGAAGGAAGATTGAATCAACAGTGGCTGGGATCTCTACCAGAATTCGTAGCtactcagaggagaggagatcaTCAGAGGAAAAGGAGCAAAAGAGGACACCCATTCTGTCCATGCTTCGTCGTTCAACATCAGAAAGCCGTGCGGTGAAGGTCGCCAGTGTTCCACAGAACCAGCTGGCATCTCAGGCCAGCAATGGCACTTCATCAGAATCTCTAGACTCCATGGCCAGCTTAAAGTCAGAAACATCAAAGG GTATGGAGGTTGAGCGCAGATCTCGCTGGGATAGATGGGGCCTGACCAGAGGGAAGCGAGACAAGACAGTATCCCAGCCTGACATACCAACAGCAATCTCCAGAGAAAACAGTTCCTTACGTTCACGCCAGTACTCCAAACTGGCCTCTG ATTTCGCTCCCGTATTCCACATCAAGCTGAGAGATCATGTCCTGCTGGAGGGGGATCCAGTCACACTCAGTTGTCTGCCAGCTGGCAGCCCCCACCCACAAATCACCTGGATGAAAG ATAAGAAGCCCCTGGAGATTGATGCCCGAATGAATATGATTGCCTGCCCTGATGGCCGGCAACTACTGATGATCATGCACACAACCAAAAAGGATGCAGGGGTTTATGAGTGTGTGGCTACAAATCCACTTGCCTCTATGACCAGCTCTTGCACAATATCCCTTGCTC GCCTGCCTAATCGTCCTGGGACCCCTGAGATTCCTCAGAAGTACAACAACTCAGCCTTAGTACTGTGGAGGCCCTCAGACAACATGGCACCCTGCACATACTCTCTGGAGAGGAAAGTAGAGG gTGAGACCAACTGGCTGATCGTGGCAACAGGGGTGGCCGACTGTTACTACAATGTGGTCGACCTGCCTGTGGGGGGCTCCTACAGATTCAGGGTGGCCTGTGTCAACAAAGCTGGCCAGGGCCCCTACAGCAACCTCTCAGAAGTAGTGAGCCTGGATGCTTCAG AATCGGCTAAATCTAGTGCAGCTGTGGTGGTCAAGACTGTCCCTGCGactactcctcctccccctgtggTCATGATGTCATCCATGAAAGTGCCTCCCATTAAACCAGCTCCTGGCAAGTCCACTACAGTGACGCTTGTCCAacctgtccctccctctcctccagctcccacTCCATCTTTGGCTAAATCTGCTTCTCCGATGACCATCAAACCTACTGTTCAGGTTCAAGCTAGTCATCCTGCTGTCACTCCCTCTATTACTGTAGCCCCCTCTGAACAAGCTCCTGCTCAGACCACCACAAGTGTCCAAGCCACACCAGCAAAAGCCAAAACCACCCTTAGCATCAGTGTGAGCAAACCCCAAACGAGGTTGGCACCCCCCCCTGTTGTTCCACCCAAACCCAAGAGTCCTGTAAATGCAACCACCCCCAAAACTAACAAACCCCCATCTCCTGTACCGCCCCCTGCACCCGTTATGGGGAAACCCATTTCATCCGTGCCGATGTACGCGGCAACTGCAACTGCGCGTGCTACCCCGCCTTCTCAATCCAGTTCAATCCCGACAACCACCACCCGCTCAGTCACTCCTGTGATGGTCTCGCCAACTGTGGTCGTGGTGCAGAGCTTTACGCCTGTGCTGCAGGGAGGGGATAGCCGGAGTACCCCATCTGGACGGGTCACCCCAACAGGACGGGTCACACCCTCAGGACGCAGGACACCCATGGGCAAGCCTGGAGAGGGATCTCTGCGCCAGGGAGTTCCACAGAAACCTTACACCTTCATGGATGAGAAAGCAAG GGGTCGTTTTGGTGTTATCCGAGAGTGCCGAGAGAACGCCACAGGAAACCTCTTTATGGCCAAGATTGTTCCATATGAGGCAGACAGCAAGCAGGCAGTGCTGCAGGAATATGACATCCTCAAGTCCCTTCATCACGAGAGGATCATGGCTCTGCATGAAGCTTACGTCACACCACGCTACCTGGTGCTTATCTCGGAGTACTGCAGTGGAAAGGAGCTGCTCCACAGCGTCATAGACAG GTTCCGTTACTCTGAGGATGACGTGGTGACCTATATCATACAGATCCTCCAGGGTCTGGACTACCTCCATACCCGACGCATCCTCCACCTTGACATCAAGCCAGAGAACATCATCGTCACCTACATGAATGTCATCAAACTCATAGACTTTGGCAGTGCTCAGAGTTACAACCCACTCTTCCTCAAGCAGTTCAGCCCTCCTATTGGGACACTGGAGTACATGT CTCCAGAGATGTTGAAAGGGGATGTGGTGGGCCCTCCGGCTGACATCTGGAGTGTAGGCGTACTGACTTTCCTCAT GTTGAGTGGCAGGTCTCCTTTCATGGAAAACGATCCGCAGGAGACTGAAGCCAGGATCCAGGCAGCAAAGTTTGACCTCTCTAAACTCTACCAGAATGTGTCCCAAAGTGCCTCTCTGTTCCTTAAAAAGATCCTCTGTAGCTACCCTTG GGCCCGTCCATCTATTAAGGACTGCTTCAACAACTCCTGGCTTCAAGATGCCTACCTGATGCGCCTTCGTAGGCAGACTCTCACCTTTACAACCACCCGTCTCAAGGAATTCTTGGCCGACCAGCAGCGCAGGCGAGAGGACGTTGCAACCAAGCACAAAGTCCTCCTCCGGTCATACAGGAGCTCCACACAAAACCCCACCAGCCCCATCACGCCAAATGTGCCAGCCTCACCCACCACGCCCgtcacacagtga